One genomic segment of Heterodontus francisci isolate sHetFra1 chromosome 25, sHetFra1.hap1, whole genome shotgun sequence includes these proteins:
- the LOC137383948 gene encoding polymeric immunoglobulin receptor-like isoform X1: MIQYKSFDQHRDRLLEIVDTFAGTMKFIALLFLTLISTLRTQTASTVVKAAVGETVTVECPQAGIQNSVIWCKANSKTWCNIIMSTNKYMDRNYDRRTSITNANGLISVTITQLQETDTGTYFCGPKHETSISISDVILLKVFTDSWEPILSEVNGIMGNATTVPCLYSKQYKYYKKFLCKVTSEDKCTIIASSNGVIGSLYNGRVSITTNNDHNFAVTMSSVSKGDKGEYWCGREKILDIEITQVKVLTIAEVTIGRPTDPSNITSNTAQKIWYIILAAVLVLFIRRKKRPKTTGNGV; this comes from the exons ATGATTCAGTACAAATCCTTTGACCAACACAGAGATAGGTTACTGGAAATTGTGGATACCTTCGCTGGAACCATGAAGTTCATTGCTCTGCTGTTCCTCACTTTGATATCAA CTTTGCGGACACAAACTGCATCAACAGTGGTGAAAGCTGCAGTGGGAGAAACAGTCACTGTGGAATGTCCACAGGCAGGGATCCAAAACTCTGTAATCTGGTGTAAAGCAAATTCCAAAACTTGGTGCAATATTATAATGAGCACAAACAAATATATGGACAGGAATTATGACAGAAGAACATCGATCACTAATGCCAATGGATTGATTTCTGTTACCATAACACAACTTCAGGAGACAGACACAGGAACTTACTTCTGTGGACCAAAACATGAGACTTCTATCAGTATTTCAGATGTTATATTACTGAAAGTTTTCACAG ATTCTTGGGAACCAATCCTATCAGAGGTCAATGGCATAATGGGAAATGCCACCACTGTACCATGTCTGTACTCAAAGCAGTATAAATACTATAAGAAATTCCTGTGTAAAGTAACCTCTGAAGATAAGTGCACCATTATAGCCAGCTCTAATGGAGTTATAGGAAGTCTGTATAATGGAAGAGTTTCAATCACTACTAACAATGATCATAATTTTGCTGTTACCATGAGCAGCGTTAGTAAAGGAGATAAAGGGGAGTACTGGTGTGGAAGAGAAAAAATACTTGACATAGAGATCACACAGGTTAAAGTCCTGACAATTGCTGAAG TGACAATCGGAAGGCCAACAGATCCCAGCAATATCACAAG TAATACTGCCCAAAAAATATGGTACATCATCCTCGCAGCTGTGCTGGTTCTATTTATACGGAGAAAGAAAAGGCCGAAAACAACCGGAAATGGGG
- the LOC137383948 gene encoding polymeric immunoglobulin receptor-like isoform X2, giving the protein MIQYKSFDQHRDRLLEIVDTFAGTMKFIALLFLTLISTLRTQTASTVVKAAVGETVTVECPQAGIQNSVIWCKANSKTWCNIIMSTNKYMDRNYDRRTSITNANGLISVTITQLQETDTGTYFCGPKHETSISISDVILLKVFTDSWEPILSEVNGIMGNATTVPCLYSKQYKYYKKFLCKVTSEDKCTIIASSNGVIGSLYNGRVSITTNNDHNFAVTMSSVSKGDKGEYWCGREKILDIEITQVKVLTIAEVTIGRPTDPSNITSLTGKLKIRSFIPL; this is encoded by the exons ATGATTCAGTACAAATCCTTTGACCAACACAGAGATAGGTTACTGGAAATTGTGGATACCTTCGCTGGAACCATGAAGTTCATTGCTCTGCTGTTCCTCACTTTGATATCAA CTTTGCGGACACAAACTGCATCAACAGTGGTGAAAGCTGCAGTGGGAGAAACAGTCACTGTGGAATGTCCACAGGCAGGGATCCAAAACTCTGTAATCTGGTGTAAAGCAAATTCCAAAACTTGGTGCAATATTATAATGAGCACAAACAAATATATGGACAGGAATTATGACAGAAGAACATCGATCACTAATGCCAATGGATTGATTTCTGTTACCATAACACAACTTCAGGAGACAGACACAGGAACTTACTTCTGTGGACCAAAACATGAGACTTCTATCAGTATTTCAGATGTTATATTACTGAAAGTTTTCACAG ATTCTTGGGAACCAATCCTATCAGAGGTCAATGGCATAATGGGAAATGCCACCACTGTACCATGTCTGTACTCAAAGCAGTATAAATACTATAAGAAATTCCTGTGTAAAGTAACCTCTGAAGATAAGTGCACCATTATAGCCAGCTCTAATGGAGTTATAGGAAGTCTGTATAATGGAAGAGTTTCAATCACTACTAACAATGATCATAATTTTGCTGTTACCATGAGCAGCGTTAGTAAAGGAGATAAAGGGGAGTACTGGTGTGGAAGAGAAAAAATACTTGACATAGAGATCACACAGGTTAAAGTCCTGACAATTGCTGAAG TGACAATCGGAAGGCCAACAGATCCCAGCAATATCACAAG